In Archaeoglobus profundus DSM 5631, the sequence AGCGAGAACGTTAGAAAATTGAGGCCGTCCAGTTACTGGACAATGAACACCTTAACTTTACCGAAGTCCTTAAGAAGCTTAAAGTGTTCGAGCGATACCGCATTCTCGATATGAAGCTTGTAAAACATCGAATTGTTATATACTTCCAATGTCTTATTCAATCCTAACGAGTCTGGATTCATTCCCGCTATGCGCATAATAGTTTGGAATTTTCCTCCGAAAGTTTCGTTACCCAGTTGCATTTCATCATCGGTAACGATGTATTTAACTCCTCTTTTTTTGACGATTTTTAACGCTTCTTCTTCACTTTGAGCTGTGAAGAACTTAGCTGCATCGATAGCACCAGCTTGGAAGTTGTTGCAGACTACTGGCCTTTTAGCTACGTAAACGATCCAGTTACCGTAGTCCCACCAACTCAGAATGGAATATTCTGGCTTCCCTTTATCGGGCTGTGAGTAATAAGAAGTTTTTTCGGTATTTTTGTTTATCCATATCAACGCATCCTTCCAGCTTTCATTCATATCAAACGGTCTTATTGCTGCAACGAATGACGGTAAAAGAATGAAGCATATAAATCCCAAGGTATATATTTTATAACCCAAAGTAATCTCGTCGTCTCTTTTAGTATCGCGCTTACTCTTTCTCTTACTCTTTCTATTATGCTTCTTCCTTCGATCTTTTAATTCGTCCATAGCTTTGGTTTCCCCATTAAACACGGGATAACCCATCTTGTCAAGGAGTATGCAGAGCGTGTGGGATGCATAAAGAGAGATTGGAACGGACAATACTTCGGTGAATCTTATTTGGAGTATTGCTAAGAACAACGTAGAAATGAATAGAGTTAGAACGAATTTGTTTCTAAATATCAACAAGGATGGCATAGCGAGAAAGAACACGAATAGACCGAGAATAGTTATTATTTCTCTAAACTTGAACGGTTGAGCCTCAACTATCGTTGGGAGATAGATATTTCTACCGAAGAGGTAGTCTATACCACTTCTCACAAACCATAACTCTTTGATTGGCAAGAAATAGAGTATAACCACTAATATTGTACAAGTCAAAACATAATAAATTGTTATATTTTTCTTGTTATCTTCGAATTTCTTGACGAAGTATCCCACTACGAGAAATGCCGTTATCATCAAAAAAGCCAAGCCCAAGAATGGTTTAAGAATGAAGGAAACAGAGGCTACGCCAATGCAAATTGCAGTGATAAGGATTTTTTTGTCGTTGAAGTGTATTAGTGCAGCAAGGGCGATTAAAGCTGCGTATATCGGCGCACCGACCCACGAAAAGGCCAGTAATGTTATAAAAACTCCTGATAATAAAGACAACCAGTCGTCTCTGAGTAGAAAGTAGATAGAGCACAAGAGCAGAAAGACGTTCCAGATGTGGTGATCGCAAAATCCCAAAACGCTAACGTAAACAACTGCTGGCGTAACGGCGAAGATCAAAGCGGAAAGGGTGGCAAAGTACTCGTTATTTAAAAGCCTTCTAGATATGAGATACACCAGTAGAGTCGATAAAACGCCTAAAACGACTGGAAAAACCATTGCAAAGATTTCTGTAGATCTGAATCCGAAGAGCATCCCCGGAAGGGCTAAAGTGTAATCGAAAAGAGGTAACCATCCAATCTTTAATCCGTACGGATAGTTCAGGTAGTAGTCGAAATCTGGTCTGTATCCCGACTTAACTATGACTTCAGCCAATCTTAAGTGATAATACGGGTCGTAACCAGCTGGGAGGATAACGGAAGAAAAAACTTTATCGAAGTTTTGAAATCTTACGAGGAAAGATACTGCGAGCACAATTGGTAGGTATATATTTTTTCTCATGGATGTGGAGATCGATTAAATTAATAAAAGCATTTCGATCATTCGTATGAAGTTCTAAGCCTTAGACTGCTTATGAAGAGCGAATTGAGGATGATTTGGATACCTATTGTCATCAGCAAAAACGATAGAATCGCCATGTTCAACTGGTTTAACTGACCAAAACCGCTC encodes:
- a CDS encoding STT3 domain-containing protein, which produces MRKNIYLPIVLAVSFLVRFQNFDKVFSSVILPAGYDPYYHLRLAEVIVKSGYRPDFDYYLNYPYGLKIGWLPLFDYTLALPGMLFGFRSTEIFAMVFPVVLGVLSTLLVYLISRRLLNNEYFATLSALIFAVTPAVVYVSVLGFCDHHIWNVFLLLCSIYFLLRDDWLSLLSGVFITLLAFSWVGAPIYAALIALAALIHFNDKKILITAICIGVASVSFILKPFLGLAFLMITAFLVVGYFVKKFEDNKKNITIYYVLTCTILVVILYFLPIKELWFVRSGIDYLFGRNIYLPTIVEAQPFKFREIITILGLFVFFLAMPSLLIFRNKFVLTLFISTLFLAILQIRFTEVLSVPISLYASHTLCILLDKMGYPVFNGETKAMDELKDRRKKHNRKSKRKSKRDTKRDDEITLGYKIYTLGFICFILLPSFVAAIRPFDMNESWKDALIWINKNTEKTSYYSQPDKGKPEYSILSWWDYGNWIVYVAKRPVVCNNFQAGAIDAAKFFTAQSEEEALKIVKKRGVKYIVTDDEMQLGNETFGGKFQTIMRIAGMNPDSLGLNKTLEVYNNSMFYKLHIENAVSLEHFKLLKDFGKVKVFIVQ